A single window of Oreochromis aureus strain Israel breed Guangdong linkage group 7, ZZ_aureus, whole genome shotgun sequence DNA harbors:
- the opn4xa gene encoding opsin 4xa — translation MDVERGFYQLVEVQDHVHYIFAFVVSVIGTVGVTGNALVMYAFYCNKKLRTPPNFFIVNLAVSDFLMAVTQSPIFFVNSLYKGWIFGETGCKIYAFCGALFGIASMINLLAISIDRYVVITKPLKALQWTSAKRTYLIIALVWLYSLAWSLAPLLGWSSYIPEGLMTSCTWDYVTSTPANKSYTLMLCCFVFFIPLGIISYCYVCMFLAIRQASRDVEQLGNQVRKSTLIQQHSIKTEWKLAKIAFVVIIVFVLSWSPYACVTLIAWAGYGGILNPYSKAVPAVIAKSSAIYNPVIYAIIHSKYRITLAEKVPCLHFLAHARRKDCISVSLSESSLRDSVLSRQSSDSTSKLHIVSSITTTDTHVWSDVELNPIDQSHTLGSSYSLGTLRDRECQSLTKHTKRKKSQSQEQLRARFSEQL, via the exons ATGGACGTGGAGCGTGGCTTCTATCAGCTGGTGGAGGTCCAGGACCACGTTCACTACATCTTTGCTTTCGTTGTTTCTGTGATTGGAACAGTGGGCGTTACCGGAAACGCCTTGGTCATGTATGCCTTCTACTG CAACAAGAAGCTGCGGACGCCCCCCAACTTCTTCATCGTTAACCTGGCAGTCAGTGACTTCCTCATGGCAGTTACACAGTCTCCCATCTTCTTTGTCAACTCCCTTTACAAGGGTTGGATTTTTGGTGAAACAG GATGTAAAATATATGCCTTCTGTGGTGCTTTATTTGGAATCGCCTCAATGATAAACCTTCTGGCCATCTCTATAGACCGCTATGTTGTTATCACCAAGCCTCTGAAGGCATTACAATGGACGTCCGCGAAACGCACTTACCTTATTATTGCCCTCGTGTGGCTATATTCATTAGCCTGGAGCCTCGCACCACTCTTAGGATGGA gtTCATATATACCAGAAGGTCTGATGACCTCGTGCACATGGGACTATGTGACCTCCACTCCAGCCAATAAAAGTTACACTTTGATGTTGTGCTGCTTCGTATTCTTCATCCCTCTTGGCATTATATCCTACTGTTACGTCTGCATGTTCCTAGCAATTCGCCAAGCAAGCAG AGATGTGGAGCAGTTGGGCAATCAAGTGAGGAAGTCGACACTGATCCAACAGCACTCCATCAAAACTGAATGGAAGCTAGCCAAGATTGCTTTTGTGGtcatcatagtgtttgtgctttctTGGTCCCCCTATGCATGTGTCACCCTCATAGCATGGGCTGG ATATGGAGGCATTCTCAACCCTTATTCCAAAGCCGTCCCAGCTGTTATAGCCAAGTCATCAGCCATATACAATCCTGTAATCTATGCCATAATTCACTCAAAATACAG GATCACCCTTGCAGAAAAAGTACCTTGCTTGCACTTCCTAGCCCATGCTCGCAGGAAAGACTGCATATCAGTATCGCTCAGCGAATCCTCCTTAAGGGACTCCGTGCTGAGTAGACAGTCATCAGACTCCACATCCAAGCTGCACATAGTTTCCTCCATTACAACAACTGACACG CATGTTTGGAGTGATGTGGAGCTGAATCCTATTGATCAGAGTCATACTTTGGGATCCAGCTATTCCCTTGGAACTCTGAGGGATAGAGAGTGTCAGTCATTgactaaacacacaaaaagaaagaaaagccaaAGCCAGGAACAGCTAAG AGCAAGGTTCAGTGAACAGTTGTGA